GGCTCTCGGCGTGCAGGGCCAGGAAGTCGCCCACGCCCATGTCGATGACGAAGTTCATGTTCTGGCTGAGCTGGGCGACGAGCTTGCGGTCGCCGCCGGCGCGCCAGCGCTCGTCCCCTTCGCGGCCGTCGACCAGGACGCGCCGGCCGGTCGGCGTGTCGCCGCGGGCCACCCACTCGATGTCCGCCAGCAGGCGGCTCTTGCCCGAGCCGGTCGGCCCCACGATGCAGACGACGTCGCCCTTGCTCACCGTCAACTCGCGCACCGGTTCCGGCTCGCCGCGCTTGTCGCGGCCGCCCAGGACGGTGATCGCGCCGACGATCTCCTCCTCGGCGGACAGGAAGGCCTCCATCTCGGTCAGGAAGGCCGCGAGGT
This DNA window, taken from bacterium, encodes the following:
- a CDS encoding ABC transporter ATP-binding protein; its protein translation is MTHLDLLRGVTVGALRERWPYAERFLGERGVELPEAPAAALADCCDAALLADLAAFLTEMEAFLSAEEEIVGAITVLGGRDKRGEPEPVRELTVSKGDVVCIVGPTGSGKSRLLADIEWVARGDTPTGRRVLVDGREGDERWRAGGDRKLVAQLSQNMNFVIDMGVGDFLALHAES